One genomic window of Streptomonospora nanhaiensis includes the following:
- the rplK gene encoding 50S ribosomal protein L11 codes for MPPKKKIAALVKVQLPAGQATPAPPVGTALGPHGVNIMDFCKQYNAATEAQRGSVIPVEITIYEDRSFSFVTKTPPAPKLILKAAGLDKGSTDPSRQVVGSVTMDQVREIAQTKLPDLNTDDIEAAAKIVAGTARSMGIEVK; via the coding sequence ATGCCTCCGAAGAAGAAGATCGCCGCCCTGGTCAAGGTGCAGCTGCCCGCCGGCCAGGCGACCCCGGCGCCGCCCGTCGGTACCGCGCTCGGTCCGCACGGCGTCAACATCATGGACTTCTGCAAGCAGTACAACGCTGCGACCGAGGCCCAGCGCGGAAGCGTCATCCCCGTCGAGATCACCATCTACGAGGACCGCTCCTTCAGCTTCGTCACCAAGACGCCGCCGGCGCCCAAGCTGATCCTCAAGGCCGCCGGCCTGGACAAGGGCAGCACGGACCCCAGCCGCCAGGTGGTCGGCTCGGTGACCATGGACCAGGTCCGCGAGATCGCGCAGACCAAGCTGCCCGACCTCAACACCGACGACATCGAGGCCGCCGCCAAGATCGTCGCCGGCACCGCCCGCTCCATGGGCATCGAGGTCAAGTAG
- the nusG gene encoding transcription termination/antitermination protein NusG encodes MSESPLTPGDLPYEEQDQSSEDDAGRRAEYAEPAEEPRAPEAEAAEGDEPAAGLEAGADDETEAGEAADDTEAEEAPRVDPVEEFKQELLLLPGDWYVVHTYAGYENRVKANVESRTQSLNMEEYIFQVEVPTQEVTEVKSGKRQQVTEKVLPGYVLVRMELTDESWAAIRNTPGVTGFVGLSNRPAPLSLQEVADLLAPEPEELPEQERKEKAEARSDVAYEVGESVTVMEGPFATLPATVSEINPDTQKLKVLVSIFGRETPVELAFNQVSKI; translated from the coding sequence GTGTCCGAGTCCCCACTGACCCCTGGCGACCTCCCCTACGAGGAGCAGGATCAGTCGTCGGAGGATGACGCCGGCCGGCGCGCCGAGTACGCGGAGCCCGCCGAGGAGCCTCGGGCCCCCGAGGCCGAGGCCGCCGAGGGCGACGAGCCCGCGGCCGGCCTGGAGGCCGGCGCCGACGACGAGACCGAGGCCGGCGAGGCCGCGGACGACACCGAGGCCGAGGAGGCGCCGCGCGTCGACCCCGTCGAGGAGTTCAAGCAGGAGCTGCTGCTGCTTCCCGGCGACTGGTACGTCGTGCACACCTACGCCGGTTACGAGAACCGCGTGAAGGCCAACGTCGAGAGCCGCACCCAGTCGCTCAACATGGAGGAGTACATCTTCCAGGTCGAGGTGCCCACCCAGGAGGTCACCGAGGTCAAGAGCGGCAAGCGGCAGCAGGTCACCGAGAAGGTCCTGCCCGGCTACGTGCTGGTGCGCATGGAGCTGACCGACGAGTCCTGGGCCGCCATCCGCAACACCCCCGGGGTCACCGGGTTCGTGGGGCTGTCCAACCGGCCCGCCCCGCTGAGCCTCCAGGAGGTCGCCGACCTGCTGGCGCCCGAGCCCGAGGAGCTGCCCGAGCAGGAGCGCAAGGAGAAGGCCGAGGCCCGCTCCGACGTCGCCTACGAGGTCGGCGAGTCCGTCACCGTCATGGAGGGCCCGTTCGCCACGCTGCCCGCCACGGTCAGCGAGATCAACCCCGACACCCAGAAGCTCAAGGTGCTGGTGTCGATCTTCGGCCGCGAGACCCCGGTCGAGCTGGCGTTCAACCAGGTCTCCAAGATCTAG